Within Micromonospora parathelypteridis, the genomic segment ACCAAGGGTTCCAGGGCGCACAGGGCGACACCGGCGCACAAGGCGCACAGGGCGACACCGGCGCACAAGGCAACCAAGGGTTCCAGGGCAACCAAGGCTTCCAAGGGTTCCAAGGAGCCCAGGGCGACACCGGAGCGCAAGGCAACCAAGGGTTCCAGGGCGCACAGGGCGACACCGGAGCGCAAGGCGCACAGGGCGACACAGGCGCTCAAGGCGCACAGGGCGACACCGGAGCGCAAGGCAACCAAGGGTTCCAGGGCGACACCGGCGCACAAGGCGCCCAAGGGTTCCAAGGCGCACAGGGCGACACCGGCGCACAAGGCGCCCAAGGATTCCAGGGCACTCAGGGTTTCCAAGGCTCCCAGGGCAACCAGGGCGACACAGGTGCTCAAGGCGCTCAAGGCGATACCGGTGCCCAGGGAATTCAGGGTGCTCAAGGTTTCCAAGGCGCCCAGGGCGACACCGGAGCACAGGGTGCCCAAGGCACCCAGGGGGTTCAGGGTGCCCAGGGCGTGCAGGGACTGGCCGGCAACGGAATTGAGGCCGCCTACATTCAGGGCCCGCTGACCGTCATTGCGGACACCCCCGTGAATTTCGGGTGCCAGGCCGGAGACATTGCTGTCGGAACCGGATATCAGCTGTCGGGCGCGGGCGTCAACCCGGTGCTGATCCAGCCGCTCTCGGTCAGTGGCTACCAGTTCACCTTCACCGGCGGAGGCGCCGACATCTGGGTGTCCTGCATCTCGACCGCCACGCCGGTGGCGTTCGGGTCTGCGGCCGACACGTCGGGCCGGGCGACGGCCAACAGCAGCAATGCCAGCCGGCCGATCAGCGACTCGGACCGCCCCGTTACCGTCAAGGAGAATGAATGAGCACGCGTCAGATATTCGGGTCACTCGCCTGTGGTGCGGTCCTGCTGGCCGGAGTCCCGGCATGCAGCGAGAAGCCTGCTGAGAAGCCGACGAGCAGCGCCGGCAACAACGGCAAGGCGAACGGTGGCACCACACCGGAGGAGCTGCTCAAGCTCGGTGTCGAGCAGGGCCAAGCCGGCAACTTCGACGCGGCGAAGGCCACCTTCGAGAAGGTGGTGGCCGCAGAGGCCAACAACAAGTTCGCCTGGTTCAACCTGGGTTACATCGCCCAGTCGCGCAACCAGGCCGACGAGGCGGTCGGCAACTACGACAAGGCATTGGCGGCCGACGGCAACTACCGGCCGGCCCTCTACAACAAGGCCATTGCACTGGAAAGCAAGGCGCCGGCGACGTCGATGGAGATCTATCGCAAGGTCGTGTCGATCGACGACAAGTCGTCGACGGCCTACCTCCGGCTGGGCATGCTGCTGTCCCAGTCCGGTGAGGACGCCGCGGCGCGGGACGCCTTCAAGGCGGCGATCCGGCTGGACAAGGAGCTCACCTCAGCCGTGCCGGCGAAGTACCGTCCGGCCCCGAAGGCCCCGCCCTCGACTCCGGCGGGTAGGTGATCAGCTCAATGCGTACGCCGCGTGTAACGGTCTTCACGGGGAGCAACCGCACCCGTTTCATCGACGAATGTTTTCAGTCGCTGGTCGAGCAGACTTTCACCGACTGGGAATGGGTGGTCGTTCTCAACCAGGGATCTCGATGGCGGCCCGAGAGGCATGACGATCGAATCCGGCTCATTGTCCAGGACAACCTGAACGGCGTTGGCGCGGTGAAGCGGTTCGCCTGCGCCGAGGCCACCGGCGACATCCTGGTTGAGCTTGACGACGACGACCTGCTCAGCAGCGACTGTCTGCAAGAGATCGTCGACGCCTTCGACTCCAACCCGGAGGTGGGGTTCGTATACAGCGACACCGCGCAGATCCAGGAGGACGGCGGCCGTTGTGAAGACCGTTTCGCGAGTTCGTTCGGCTGGCGGCACTACGACGAGAAGGTGGACGGCCGCGAGGTGCTGGCCTGCCAGGCGATGCCGCCGACGCCGCACAATGTGAGCTACATCTGGTACGCGCCGAACCATGTGCGGGCCTTCCGGCGGGACATCTACGAGAAGGTTGGCGGATACGACGAGTCGCTCGACGTCGCGGACGACGCCGATCTCATGGCTCGGTTCTACCAGGTGAGCGAGTTCCATCACATCCAGAAGTGCCTGTACCTGCAGCGGATGCATGCCAAGAACACGCAGCGCATTCCGGACTTCAACGCCCGCATCCAGCAGCGCACGGTGGAGATCTACGACCGCAATATTCAACAGAACGCGCTGGCCTGGTCACGGCGGCAGGGGTTGATGGCACTCGACCTGGGTGCGGCCCACAACAAGCCCGAAGGGTATCTCGGGCTGGACTACCACGACGGGTCGGGCGTCGACATCGTCTGCGACATAACGAAGGGCGTCGACCTGCCGGACAACAGCGTCGGGGTCATCCGGGCTGTGGATTTCCTGGAGCACATTCCGGACAAGATCGCCCTGTTCAACGAGTTGTACCGACTCCTCGCGCCGAACGGGATGCTGCTGTCGCTGACACCCAGCACCGACGGTCGGGGCGCCTACCAGGATCCGACGCATGTGGCGTTCTACAACGAAAACTCGTTCTGGTACTTCACGGACGCCAACTATTCCCGGTTCGTGCCGGAGATCAAGTGCCGGTTCCAGGCGTCGCGGTTGGTCACGTACTTCCCGAGCGAATGGCACCAGACGCACAACATCCCGTACGTCTCCGCGAATCTCATCGCGATCAAGGACGATGCCCAGCGCAACGGCGGCCAACTGAAGATATGACCACGGAGCGTCAGACGACGTGCACCAGTCGGAAGCGCTCGGTCACCACCAGGGTGTCGTCGTCGACCGTGAAGCCGGGGTCGCCCAACTCGGCGCGCACTTCCGCGCTGTGCAGAACCCCTCGTGCCCGGCGCGCCACTGCGCCACCGACTCATCGCCCTCACCCTCGGCCAGGGCGTGTTGCAGATCGACGTCGGCGAACCGTAACACGCGTACCTCGATCAGCTCGATCACCGCGACCCGCCGGCCTTCGGAGTCCACCACGGCGGATCGTTCGCCGACCTCGGGCAGCGGCTCGTTCGCGCGCTCGTACCCGACCAGCAGGGCGGACGTCGAGGTTTTCGCGCCGGAGAGGATCGCGGCCACCAGACTGTCCCGCAGCGGCCCCGGAAACGCGAACTCGGCGAGCGGAAGATCCTCGAACTCCATCCGCGGAGGGTACGGGGTCCGGTGCGCCGTGAGGAAGGGCAGGCAATGGTGTTCGTCGCCCGCGACCTGGCGGTCTCCGCCGCGCTGGTCCTGTCCATGAGCTAGGTCGGTCAGGTGTGGTGGATCGGGGTCCGCACGTCGCTGAGCGGTCGACCCGAGCCGCCCCAGGCCTCGGCGGTGATCTCGGCGGCGATCGCCACAGCCGTCTCCTCCGGTGTCCGCGCTCCCAGGTCCAGCCCGATCGGTGAGTGGAGCCGGGCCAGCGCACTCTCCTGCACACCGGCCTCCCGCAGCCGGCGCATCCGGTCGTCGTGTGCCCGGCGGCTGCCCATCACGCCGATGTAGCGGGCGGGTGTGTGCAGGGCGACCTGGAGCAGCGGCACGTCGAACTTGGGGTCGTGGGTCAGGACGCAGAGCACCGTGCGGTCGTCGACGGTCGTCGACTCCAGGTACGCGTGCGGCCACTTGACGACGAGGTCGTCGGCGTCCGGGAAGCGCGCGCGGGTGGCGAACACCGGACGGGCGTCGCAGACCGTGACGTGGTAACCGAGGAACTTGCCGATCCGGGCCATCGCGGCGGCGAAGTCGATAGCGCCGAAGATGATCATCCGGGGCGGCGGCACGTACGACTGCACGTACACGCCCACGTCGTCGCCGCGCTGCTCCCCCTGCCGGCCCAGGTGGATCGTGCCGCTGACACCGAGGGCGAGCATCCCCGCCGCCTGCCGGGCCGTCGCGTCGTCCAGGTCGGGTGCGCCCAGGCTGCCCGCGACCCGGTCGGGCCAGATCACCAGTTGGGCGTTCTCGACCGATGCGGTGGCGACCGGACGGCCGTCGGAGATCGCGGCGAGCACCTCGTCGGGCTCGGTCAGCGCGACGCCCGGTTGGATCAGGACCTGGATCGTGCCGCCGCAGGTCAGGCCGACGTCGAACGCGTCGTCGTCGCTGACGCCGAAGGTCTGGGTGTGGGCCGTTCCGGTCTCCAACGCGCTGCGGCAGAGCTCGTAGACGGCACCCTCGACGCAGCCGCCCGAGATGCTTCCGAGGACCTCACCGTGGGCGGAGACGGCCATCGCCGCGCCCGCCGGGCGGGGCGCCGACTGCCAGGTTCGCACGACGGTCGCGACGGCGAACGCGACTCCGGCAGTGCGCCAGCGCGTCAGCCCGTCGACGATGTCCCGCATGGCCGCACGATCCGGGAGCCCCGGCGGCACCGTCAACGGCGACCTAAGCAGTTGCTTAGGTCGCCGTTGACTTTGGCCACCGCCGGGCAGAGATTTTGCCGGACTGCGGAGGTGCGACATGCAGGTGCCGGCACCGTTCGAGTACGAGCGAGCCACCAGTGTGGACCATGCGATCAGCCTTCTGGAGCGGCTGGGCGGCACCGCCCGCCTGATCGCCGGCGGGCACAGCCTGCTGCCGATGATGAAGCTTCGGCTGGCCAACTTCGACTACCTGATCGACATCAACGACCTGCACGCCGAGCTGGGCTACATCGAGACGGGCCCGGACGAGGTACGCATCGGCGCCATGACCCGACATCGGGAGCTGCTCGAATCCGCCGTGCTGGCGGCGGCGTTCCCCATCTTCGCCGACGCCGAGCGGGTGATCGCCGACCCGGTGGTGCGCAACCGGGGCACGTTGGGCGGCTCGCTCTGCCAGGCCGACCCGTCCGAGGATCTTTCGGCGGTCTGCACGACGCTGGACGCGCGCTGCGTGATCCGTGGCCCGGGCGGCGCCGAGCGGGTCGTGTCGATGGAGGAGTTCCACGTCGGGCCGTACGAGACCGCCGTCGCCGACGGCGAGATCCTGGTCGAGATCCGGCTGCCGGTGCGGCCGGGTTGCGGCAGCGCGTACGCCAAGGTCGAACGCCGGGCCGGCGACTGGGCCGTGGTGTCGGCCGGCTCGGCGGTGTGGCTCGACGGTGGAGCGATCGTCGACGCCCGGGTGGGGCTCGCGGCGGTCGGCCCCAACACGACCGGCATCCCGGAGATATCGGCCGCGCTGCGCGGGCAGGAGCCCTCGGAGAGCCTCTTCGAGCAGGCCGGGGCGATCGCGGCACGCAGTTGCGATCCGGTGACCGACCAGCGCGGCAGTGCGGACTACAAGCGGCATCTGGCCGCCGAGCTGACCAGGCGGACGCTGCGCCGGGCCGTCGAACGGGCGAGGAGCTGAGCATGCAGGTCACCATGACCGTCAACGATGTCGAGGTCACCCGTGAGATCGAGGGCCGGCTGCTGCTGGTGCACTTCCTGCGGGACGTGCTGGGCCTGACCGGCACGCACTGGGGCTGCGACACCAGCAACTGCGGCACGTGCGTGGTCTGGCTCGACGGC encodes:
- a CDS encoding tetratricopeptide repeat protein, with amino-acid sequence MSTRQIFGSLACGAVLLAGVPACSEKPAEKPTSSAGNNGKANGGTTPEELLKLGVEQGQAGNFDAAKATFEKVVAAEANNKFAWFNLGYIAQSRNQADEAVGNYDKALAADGNYRPALYNKAIALESKAPATSMEIYRKVVSIDDKSSTAYLRLGMLLSQSGEDAAARDAFKAAIRLDKELTSAVPAKYRPAPKAPPSTPAGR
- a CDS encoding glycosyltransferase is translated as MRTPRVTVFTGSNRTRFIDECFQSLVEQTFTDWEWVVVLNQGSRWRPERHDDRIRLIVQDNLNGVGAVKRFACAEATGDILVELDDDDLLSSDCLQEIVDAFDSNPEVGFVYSDTAQIQEDGGRCEDRFASSFGWRHYDEKVDGREVLACQAMPPTPHNVSYIWYAPNHVRAFRRDIYEKVGGYDESLDVADDADLMARFYQVSEFHHIQKCLYLQRMHAKNTQRIPDFNARIQQRTVEIYDRNIQQNALAWSRRQGLMALDLGAAHNKPEGYLGLDYHDGSGVDIVCDITKGVDLPDNSVGVIRAVDFLEHIPDKIALFNELYRLLAPNGMLLSLTPSTDGRGAYQDPTHVAFYNENSFWYFTDANYSRFVPEIKCRFQASRLVTYFPSEWHQTHNIPYVSANLIAIKDDAQRNGGQLKI
- a CDS encoding XdhC family protein, with the translated sequence MRDIVDGLTRWRTAGVAFAVATVVRTWQSAPRPAGAAMAVSAHGEVLGSISGGCVEGAVYELCRSALETGTAHTQTFGVSDDDAFDVGLTCGGTIQVLIQPGVALTEPDEVLAAISDGRPVATASVENAQLVIWPDRVAGSLGAPDLDDATARQAAGMLALGVSGTIHLGRQGEQRGDDVGVYVQSYVPPPRMIIFGAIDFAAAMARIGKFLGYHVTVCDARPVFATRARFPDADDLVVKWPHAYLESTTVDDRTVLCVLTHDPKFDVPLLQVALHTPARYIGVMGSRRAHDDRMRRLREAGVQESALARLHSPIGLDLGARTPEETAVAIAAEITAEAWGGSGRPLSDVRTPIHHT
- a CDS encoding FAD binding domain-containing protein — translated: MQVPAPFEYERATSVDHAISLLERLGGTARLIAGGHSLLPMMKLRLANFDYLIDINDLHAELGYIETGPDEVRIGAMTRHRELLESAVLAAAFPIFADAERVIADPVVRNRGTLGGSLCQADPSEDLSAVCTTLDARCVIRGPGGAERVVSMEEFHVGPYETAVADGEILVEIRLPVRPGCGSAYAKVERRAGDWAVVSAGSAVWLDGGAIVDARVGLAAVGPNTTGIPEISAALRGQEPSESLFEQAGAIAARSCDPVTDQRGSADYKRHLAAELTRRTLRRAVERARS